A stretch of the Rhinoderma darwinii isolate aRhiDar2 chromosome 3, aRhiDar2.hap1, whole genome shotgun sequence genome encodes the following:
- the LOC142751022 gene encoding uncharacterized protein LOC142751022 → MPRQMDVGKLIRLVQERPEVWNTHAESYHDRTLKEAAWEQIAEALFEQEWADSRTRDRLQIVDDVKRRWRSSRDQFRREHGSGARSGDGGPQKRRYMYYDQLLFLREIMDMRPTSDTLDASEEEARPQCSQASEAAAPLVALTPEATREDPGPVASAPEAGQPDQVAPRQAAPRRRRPGNPPAAAQVDARVLEYLRRAADEDQHDFFCRSMAPLMRRVPEDRLVRLQINMLSLIDCATPPLSPGRCFTSLEHWRSVYMPSARAHVPRPSQPAPVFSQMAQYPPAPRYLSPAPMPGPVHHFPQYSIPGPSLQAHMQPQGYHPQYQPQYAVQEQAPQGRVQQSGAERSGYSSPTHAYQNL, encoded by the exons ATGCCTCGGCAGATGGATGTTGGGAAGCTCATTCGGTTAGTTCAGGAGCGGccggaggtctggaacacccatgcggagtcgtaccatgaccgcacattgaaggaggcagcatgggagcagatagcagaggcgctatttgagcaggagtgggccgacagccgcacccgtgaccggctacaaattg tggacgatgtaaagagacggtggcgcagCTCGAGGGACCAGTTCCGTCGAGAACATGGATCCGGCGCCCGTAGCGGAGATGGTGGTCCCCAAAAACGGCGCTACATGTACTACGAccagctgttgttcctgcgggaaataatggacatgcgacc aactagcgacactctggatgcttcagaagaggaggcacggcccCAGTGTAGCCAGGCGTCCGAAGCCGCTGCTCCCCTGGTCGCCCTCACCCCGGAGGCCACTAGAGAGGATCCTGgtccagtcgcctcagcgcctgaagcagGACAACCGGACCAAGTAGCACCTAGACaagcagcaccccgccgcagacgtCCTGGTAACCCAcccgcagctgcacaggttgacgcccgtgttctggagtacctgcgCCGTGCAGCCGATGAGGACCAGCACGATTTTTTTTGCCGGAGCATggcacctttgatgcggcgggtacCAGAGGATAGGTTGGTGCGGCTGCAAATAAATATGCTGTCTTTAATCGACTGTGCGACACCCCCGCTAAGTCCAGGCCGGTGCTTTACTTCTCTGGAGCACTGGCGTAGTGTATATATGCCCTCAGCGCGTGCCCATGTGCCAAggccctcccaacctgcccccgtcttctcgcagatggcgcaataccctcctgccccaagatacctctcccctgccCCAATGCCTGGGCCAGTCCATCACTTTCCTCAATACTCCATACCTGGGCCAAGTTTACAGGCTCACATGCAGCCTCAGGGTTACCACCCGCAGTATCAACCCCAATATGCTGTGCAGGAACAGGCTCCTCAGGGCCGGGTACAGCAGAGTGGTGCGGAACGGTCGGGTTACAGCTCGCCGACCCATGCCTATCAGAATCTTTAG